A genomic segment from Syntrophotalea acetylenivorans encodes:
- a CDS encoding Bax inhibitor-1 family protein: MQTKVFERTELVDTEISTSAYNAIIGMTLLIGFAINFAMVKYIPAQTIASINPLMLFIGYIVCCFTGVALFTKSDSPPVSFLGYLLVVTPFGLIINLAVSRVSPAVVINAIQATACITFIMMLLGTMYPAFFKSIARGLFIALICTIVVEMVMVFIFNVHHTILDWIVVLIFSGYIGYDWARANSIPRTVDNAIDSAAALYMDIIILFLRLLRILARR; the protein is encoded by the coding sequence ATGCAAACCAAGGTTTTTGAACGTACCGAACTTGTCGATACCGAAATCAGTACCAGCGCCTACAATGCCATCATCGGCATGACCTTGTTGATCGGCTTTGCCATTAACTTTGCAATGGTGAAATATATCCCAGCGCAGACCATCGCCAGCATTAATCCGTTGATGCTGTTTATCGGCTATATCGTCTGCTGTTTTACCGGTGTGGCGCTCTTTACCAAATCGGACAGCCCTCCCGTAAGTTTTTTGGGCTATCTGTTGGTGGTAACCCCTTTTGGGCTGATTATCAATCTGGCGGTGAGCCGGGTTAGCCCTGCCGTGGTCATCAACGCAATCCAGGCGACGGCCTGCATCACCTTTATCATGATGCTGCTCGGCACCATGTATCCGGCTTTTTTCAAAAGCATTGCGCGGGGTTTGTTTATCGCCCTGATCTGCACCATTGTGGTCGAGATGGTGATGGTCTTTATCTTTAACGTTCACCATACGATTCTGGACTGGATCGTAGTGCTGATTTTCTCTGGATATATCGGCTACGATTGGGCCCGGGCGAACAGCATTCCCAGGACCGTGGATAATGCCATCGATTCTGCGGCAGCCCTGTACATGGATATCATCATTTTGTTTCTAAGGCTGCTGCGCATCCTGGCCCGCAGATAA